CTGTTCAGGATGCGAGATCACGGTAAGGGCGGTAATCGGCACCGTCATGAACACGGCCAGGCCGTACTCCGGCTTGCCGGACAGGGGCGGCCGGACGGCGTAGGTTTCCCCGCGCGCCAGTTGGCGCCGTCCCGGACCAGCATTCTCGGACGCGTGCCACGCGAGGCCCAGGCAGCCCTGCTGTGCGGTGTGCCCGTGGCTATAAGGGCAGCGAAACGCCTGCGGGGTCGGCAGCGTGGCCGCATTCAGAACCGCCGCCCGCGGGTGCAACAGGAAGAGTCGGGACTGGGCGCTCAGGTGCTCGATGGGGCCGGTGTGCGAGACACGCCGCGAGACCCCCAGTCGCCGGGCTTCCTCAATGAAGTCGGCCACCTCGGGATAGTGCGCTTCGCCGACCCAGTCCAGGACGTTCGTGACGCCATGCTCGTCCACGAAGGTGGAGATCCCGATGGGGCTGATGTTCCACTCGGCGGGATCGATGGTCAGCGGGAGGTCGACGAGGAAGTCCTCAGTGGGGCGGCCGCCTTTGCCTTGGCCGGACTCCAGATACATCTCTCCGGCGTGACGCCCACTTCCACACAATCGTGCGCCACCGCTTGCTCGTATGCCATTCATATGTTGAGAGTGGCTCCACCGGCTGGTGGGGCCAAAACTTAAAAACATATCCTCAGTTCGCCAGGGCCAGCTACTGCCTTGAAGCCCAGATGAAAACTAGGTCCTGGAGAAACCAACTGGCGATTTTCCTGAGGCTATTGGATGACCAAGCCATTCTCGATCGCTAGCAGCGCCATGAAGAGGGACATGCAGGGCTACAGATAAAGTTGACTCTGTAGCGACCCCTTTGGGGGGTAAGAGGAACTGATCCAGACATTTTAATCCCAAAACTATCTCGACCCCTTTGGGGGATAGCGGCATAGATCTCCAACACACTCGTTGTAGACGGCATATTTCCCTTGACGACCCCTTTGGAGAATCCGACCAAGGGGTCGCGCTATTCTGGGCCGAATCAGACACGACCCCTTTGGGGGAGAAAAGGCAGAATTCAGCTTCCGGACGTAGAAAATGCGGAATATGTGGTCCTCATGACCTGCAACGACCTCTTTGGGGGAGACCCTCCCCGGAAGCACGACCCCTTTGGAGGATTTCGGTCACAAACAACGACCCCTTTGGGGGGAAATAACGAAAATCGTTGTCCTACACGCACATAAACCTCACTCTTGTTGTTGTTTTCTTTTATTCTTTAAAAGAGAAACAACATTACAGCCCCCGGAAGGAGGAGCGTGAAGCGTCTACAGACCAGCAATACTCTCGCCGACGAGCGGTTCATCGCCCAGTTGGGAATCATCAGCATTCAGAACCGCATCGATCCGAGCAGTCCGCAGAATCGGCGTTGGATCAGTGAGTTCACCGTGCAGGACACGCTATACCACGTCGAGGGCTTTGCAGCCGACTTTGGAAGACCACGGGGTGTAGACACGGATGTCCAATTAGCGGTGGAGACCCTGTTTCTACTTCAGGGTTGTCAAGCTCACAACACGGTCACCACAAGTGCCTACGAACTTCTTCAGATGTGCCAGATGACCAATAAGGGAACCAACTACGTCAGGCTTCGGGAGTCTCTGATGCGTCTGTGGCGAGTAGGGTTTTTGGTCACTCGTGCACACTATGTACCAGGCAGTCCGTGGGCCACATACTTGAATGAGACGTTAGGGCTTTTTCAACGGGTGCGTTTCTGGAGTCAGGGGAGACGAGACGATAGTCCGGATCTCAGCTCTCTGGTCGCAGATGGGAAATTGCTGGTACAGCTCTCGGAACCTTTGGCTGACAGCATTCGCGCTGGGTACACCCAATCTCTCGATCGCCGCCTGCTCTCTCAGATTGAGCAACCTGCGGGGAGAGCCACCTACCGTATCCTGCAGGCTCATCGTCCAGCCGAGGGACCTCTGGAAGTGGGTCTGATGGACTGGGGCGCGGCGTGTGGCGTACTTACAGACCAACCTGACAAGATCCGGCGGACACTTCAGGCGGCCCACGAGGAACTGATCGACAATGCCTATCTGGAAGACGTGGTCTATGTCGGCCGCGGAACAAAACAGAAGCTCGAATATCATTTCCGGGTAGAGGGAGCACCGGATCCGGCCCTGGTGCACCTCCTGACCGAACAGAGTATTCCCCGGGCACGCGCCGAGCGCTTGGCGGCACAGCATCCGGCACAGATTGAAGCGGCCGTAAGATATGTCCAGCAACGTCGTCAGCAAGGTCTGGTCAAGTCCCCTGGCGGCTTGACGACAGATATACTGCTGCACCCGGAGAAATACAGTCTGCCAGCTCCATCCTCGCCAAGTCAGGAGCGAAG
The Deinococcus sp. Leaf326 DNA segment above includes these coding regions:
- a CDS encoding replication initiator protein A, translating into MKRLQTSNTLADERFIAQLGIISIQNRIDPSSPQNRRWISEFTVQDTLYHVEGFAADFGRPRGVDTDVQLAVETLFLLQGCQAHNTVTTSAYELLQMCQMTNKGTNYVRLRESLMRLWRVGFLVTRAHYVPGSPWATYLNETLGLFQRVRFWSQGRRDDSPDLSSLVADGKLLVQLSEPLADSIRAGYTQSLDRRLLSQIEQPAGRATYRILQAHRPAEGPLEVGLMDWGAACGVLTDQPDKIRRTLQAAHEELIDNAYLEDVVYVGRGTKQKLEYHFRVEGAPDPALVHLLTEQSIPRARAERLAAQHPAQIEAAVRYVQQRRQQGLVKSPGGLTTDILLHPEKYSLPAPSSPSQERRIPDLRKVEREVEQLQVQQQETLLALPAAEQWVSCLSTLKFLLARSLSLTEWELLEQKCRAGTINAAELTRELSATVQKAARRERVLSSLGPLS